Genomic segment of Anaeromusa acidaminophila DSM 3853:
ATTCTTCAATTTCCGGCAAATTGACGCTCGAAAAATTGCATCCACCAATCTTCTGGAACGGCTAAACAGGGAAATACGCCGTCGCACTAAAGTCGTAGGCATTTTCCCAAGTATGGATTCCTACATTCGCCTAGTGACCAGCTATCTTATCGAATATAGCGAGGACTGGTCTAGCGGGCGTTCTTATATAAATCCTATGCTTATCAACGAAATTCAACAACAGTTGAGCAAAAGCGCTTAGCTATTTCGGAGTGCGATGGTTTTTGCGAACATTCCTTGACACTATCTAAATTTACGAAAAATATCGCATTAAATAGAATAAAATAAAAGTATACAAAAAACAAAACTGATAAAACTGAAAGAACTTTATTGGAAAAATGTCGTATTGAATAGAAATATAGACTAAACGAGAGGAAATAAAAGAAAGAATGCTGGCAATGCGAGTGGTTGAGAAGATAGGATGGGAGAAGGATTTTGGTTACGTAAGTAGAATTAAGAAAAGACAGAAAAAATATAAAATATTAAAAAATAAAGCTAAATTGCGAAAAAGAAGGTAACCGGGTTGCGCCGGCTTGCCGTATTGCTT
This window contains:
- a CDS encoding transposase, producing the protein FFNFRQIDARKIASTNLLERLNREIRRRTKVVGIFPSMDSYIRLVTSYLIEYSEDWSSGRSYINPMLINEIQQQLSKSA